AGGAATTCCTGTATAGTTGGCTCCGTGGTCAAATGTGTTGTCCATATCCCACAAGACGTAACGCCATTTTTTCTTATCTCCATCTTCCTTTAACCCGTGCCACCAAGCGGTGTTCCAGTTCAGCCAGTCGGCATTTACAGTGTAGGTGTTGAGGATGTAATAATCAATAAGACTTCCAGTATTGAATATGCTCTTTGCATAATCATAATTGGCTTGGACACTCATATCATTTGTGGTGATATAGTTTCTGGTTGTGTTCCAGCTATTAAATACATCTGCAGGATCTTGGTCAGTAGTTAATACATCTGCCCATGTTCCTCCCCAAGTTTTTAGAAATTCAACCGAATCTTGGTCATAGTAGTGGTCTGTATAGTCAAGGTCATCCGCTTTTTCTCTTAATTCGTAAACGCCCCAATATTCGCCGTTTAAGTACATTACACATGGCTCATACGAACGTTCGTCAAGCCTTAAGCCAGCTACTTGAGATAAGGATTGTACATAAGCGTCTCTGATATGAGCTCCTGAGCTTCCATATGAAAATGGGTAGTTATCATTGGCGGCACATTTTACAATAAATCTTTGGAATCGGTCTCTGTCGACATCATTATATACTTCTCCTTTAATGGCGTAATTGTATCCAAACTGATCTCTTGTGATGTAGTCAAAGCCTCTTTGTGCATAAGCCCAAGAGTCATTACCATGCTCATTAAATTCTCCTCTAGCCTTGTCAAATAGAGTTCCGTCGGCGTTATAAATTTCAAACGTTCCTTTTGGTTCTATTTGATTTCCTCCTGCAATTAGCTCGTATAATTCAGGTTCACCCATATTATCAGATTCTCTTCCAGAAACTGAGAGAATTTTCATATTGTGAGAAACGCCAATAAAATAAGTTCCATATTCCATGAAGCTAGGTAATATTTGTTGTTCGTCATTGTATGAAACAGCTTTTAGTACAGTGGTATTATTAATTGCGATTGGACCCGTATATAAATTATCTGAATCATCTGGAACACTACCGTCCGTAGTATAATATATTGTTATTCCTGGAGTAGTTGGTATAGTTACATTAATTGTTGCAGGATAAATACCCGGTTGAGGGTCAAATGTTGGTGTGACAGAATAGTCATCAAAACCATTGGCGTTTATTGCATCTGGAGTAGGGTCTACAAAAACACTCCAATTAGCATCACCATCAGTTGTTCTTCCTCTCGACATATTAGTCAAGCAAGGTCTTATAAAAACGGAATCTACAACTGTAACTCCATCAGGGGCTGTAAGAATTACCCATTCATTACCTTTTGTCTGGTGAAGCTTAAAGCTAGTATGGACATTATTACCATTAATTTCATTCCTTCCAGAGCAATAGACTAGTAAATGGTCGTTTGCAGGAATGATAACTGGAGAATAAAATTGCCATTTTGTAAGATTATTAGCTTTATCGCTGAGGTAGTAGTTGTTTAAATCTACGCTAGCTCCAGAGTTATTGTAGATTTCAAACCAATCTTCGTTTTCACCATAATTATCAGTGAATGCATCAAAATTAGCAGCAGAGTATTCGTTAATTAAAACTTGTCCAAATACGATAGTATTTGACATTAAAAAAAATGTCAATAATAGCATTTGTTTATAAAAGCAAATAAATATATTAGATGGTCTTAAGATCATGTGTAACTTGGTCTAAAGAACAAATATACTGCTTTAAATTCGTAGTATTATATATCATCGGAAAAATCCTTACGGATTCACCCTAATGTTTTTTAGAATAAAATGAGGGTTTTATTTAATCATCCCCACACTTCTATTAATGAAATCTGTTAACTTTTTACCTTTCAATAGACCGTGTGATAGGAGTGCTAAATCTAAAAATTGCTGTATTAGTTCAGACTGTTTTTTATCATCTTTAGAGTTTAAAAGAAGACTTATTAATTTGTGGTTTGAGTTTACAACTAGGTTATAGTTTTCAGGCAGTTCGCCAAACATATTCATTCCACCAGAAAGTTTTTGTTGTTCTTTCATTCGCCTCATAAATTCACTTTGTGTGAGTATGAAAGGAGCGTCGTCTGTAGAAAGACTTTCTACCTGAACGCTGAACTTACTATCGTCTACTTTTTTCTCAACTAATTCTCTTAATGTTTCTTGCTCTTTTTCACTGAGTAGAGAAGGTGTATCGTCTTCTTTTTGAATAAGTTTATCCATAGTGTCAGAATCAACTCTAGTAAATTGGATCTCACTATTTTCAGACTCTAATTTTGAAATCAAATGACTTACTAATGGACCTTCAAGTTCAAGTACTTCATAGTCCTTTTGTTTTGCCATAGCTACAAAGCTATCTTGTTCTTCTTTGTCATGAGTATAGAGTAAAATTGTCTTACCGTCTTTGTTGGTCTGATTTACTTTTACTCTTTCTATTAGCTCGCTAAATGTTGAGTATTTAGAATCTGTATTTTTTAGTAAGAAGTACTCTTTTGACTTTTCGAAAAATTTATCCTCAGTAAGCATACCATATTCAATGAATACTTTCACATCGTCCCACTTTTTCTCAAAATCCTCTCTCTCATTTTTGAACATTGAGTGTAACTTGTCGCCTACTTTCTTACTAATGTATTTGGATATTTTTTTGACATTACCATCAGCTTGAAGATATGATCTTGATACATTTAATGGAATGTCTGGAGAATCGATTACGCCATGTAATAGAGTAAGAAATTCAGGAACAATATTCTCTACATTATCTGTGATGAATACTTGATTGCTATAAA
The window above is part of the Flavobacteriales bacterium genome. Proteins encoded here:
- the htpG gene encoding molecular chaperone HtpG, translated to ATQKMKTLKSIGELKANIDKLRVEVIIDKKKETLTIRDNGIGMTEEEVDKYINQIAFSGAEEFVNKYKDSDTKNSIIGHFGLGFYSSFMVSKEVEIITKSQKPNSTAVKWTCDGSPNYTIEETTKKTKGTDIVLHIDEDSKEFLEENRISAILNKYCKFLPVEVKFGTKKISVDDPNGAKDDEGKIKQVDKEVDNIINNTSPAWTKLPQDLKDEDYSSFYRELYPMEFNEPIFNIHLNVDYPFNLTGILYFPKLKNNLEVQKNKINLYSNQVFITDNVENIVPEFLTLLHGVIDSPDIPLNVSRSYLQADGNVKKISKYISKKVGDKLHSMFKNEREDFEKKWDDVKVFIEYGMLTEDKFFEKSKEYFLLKNTDSKYSTFSELIERVKVNQTNKDGKTILLYTHDKEEQDSFVAMAKQKDYEVLELEGPLVSHLISKLESENSEIQFTRVDSDTMDKLIQKEDDTPSLLSEKEQETLRELVEKKVDDSKFSVQVESLSTDDAPFILTQSEFMRRMKEQQKLSGGMNMFGELPENYNLVVNSNHKLISLLLNSKDDKKQSELIQQFLDLALLSHGLLKGKKLTDFINRSVGMIK